A window of the Kosakonia sp. BYX6 genome harbors these coding sequences:
- a CDS encoding 1-propanol dehydrogenase PduQ → MNTFSLQTRLYSGAGSLQVLARFHKKHIWVVCDGFLAHSPLIDMLREAIPQDNRISVFSEITPDPTIATVVAGIAQMHALKPQVVIGFGGGSALDAAKAIVWFSKKSDITLETCIAIPTTSGTGSEVTSACVISDPEKGIKYPLFDNAMYPDIAILDPALVVSVPPAITANTGMDVLTHALEAYVSPLASDFTDALAEKAAQLVFQYLPVAVRKGDCLATRGKMHNAATLAGMAFSQAGLGINHAIAHQIGGQFHLPHGLANALLMTAVIRFNAADARAAKRYARLARACHFCPPAANEVVAVNALIRQIELLKQQCGLPGLAQALNEAKPRWRERIPSMVQAALADITLKTNPRAATADDVRELLEALL, encoded by the coding sequence ATGAACACATTTTCGCTACAGACGCGGCTTTACAGCGGTGCGGGCAGCTTGCAAGTACTGGCGCGTTTTCACAAAAAGCATATCTGGGTGGTATGCGACGGTTTTCTGGCGCACTCGCCGCTTATCGACATGCTGCGCGAGGCGATCCCGCAGGATAACCGCATCAGCGTATTCAGTGAGATCACGCCGGATCCGACCATTGCGACGGTCGTCGCCGGGATCGCGCAGATGCACGCCCTGAAACCGCAGGTGGTGATTGGTTTTGGCGGCGGTTCCGCACTGGATGCCGCCAAAGCGATTGTCTGGTTCAGCAAAAAGTCCGATATCACGCTCGAAACCTGTATCGCCATCCCGACTACCAGCGGCACAGGTTCCGAAGTCACCAGCGCCTGCGTGATCAGCGACCCGGAGAAAGGCATCAAGTACCCGCTGTTTGATAATGCGATGTATCCCGATATCGCGATTCTTGACCCGGCGCTGGTGGTCAGCGTGCCGCCCGCCATTACCGCCAACACCGGAATGGATGTGCTGACCCATGCGCTGGAAGCTTATGTTTCGCCCCTTGCCAGCGACTTCACCGACGCGCTGGCGGAAAAAGCGGCGCAGTTGGTGTTTCAGTACCTGCCCGTTGCCGTGCGCAAAGGCGACTGCCTTGCCACGCGAGGCAAAATGCACAACGCCGCGACCCTCGCCGGAATGGCGTTCAGCCAGGCGGGTTTAGGCATCAACCATGCTATCGCCCACCAGATTGGCGGCCAGTTTCACCTGCCGCACGGGCTGGCGAATGCGCTGCTGATGACGGCGGTGATCCGCTTTAACGCTGCCGATGCGCGAGCGGCGAAGCGCTATGCCCGGTTGGCCAGGGCGTGCCATTTCTGCCCGCCAGCCGCGAACGAGGTCGTGGCGGTGAATGCCCTGATCCGCCAGATTGAGTTGCTCAAACAACAATGCGGGCTGCCGGGGCTTGCGCAAGCGCTGAACGAGGCCAAGCCGCGCTGGCGTGAACGGATCCCGTCGATGGTGCAGGCAGCGCTTGCCGACATCACCCTCAAAACCAACCCGCGTGCGGCAACGGCAGATGACGTACGCGAACTGCTGGAGGCGTTACTGTGA
- the pduP gene encoding CoA-acylating propionaldehyde dehydrogenase PduP — protein sequence MNTSELETLIRTILSEQLTPAQEKSSADKGVFATPAQAIEAAHQAFLRYQQCPLKTRSAIISSLRDELAPHLAQLSEESASETGMGNKDDKLLKNKAALENTPGIEDLTTTALTGDGGMVLFEYSPFGVVGSVAPSTNPTETIINNSISMLAAGNTIYFSPHPGAKNVSLKLIRMIEDIAFRSTGIRNLVVTVAEPTFEATQQMMAHPKIALLAITGGPGIVMMGLKSGKKVIGAGAGNPPCIVDETADVVKAAEDIINGASFDYNLPCIAEKSLIVVESVADRLLQQMQAFGALRITGGDIDKLRAVCIIDGVANKKLVGKSPSAILQAAGLSVPPKAPRLLIADVAGNDPLVTAEQLMPVLPVVRVADFEAALALALVVEEGLHHTAVMHSQNVSRLNLAARSLQTSIFVKNGPSYAGIGVGGEGFTTFTIATPTGEGTTSAKSFARSRRCVLTNGFSIR from the coding sequence ATGAATACGTCAGAACTGGAAACCCTTATTCGCACCATTCTGAGCGAGCAGCTGACCCCCGCGCAGGAGAAAAGCTCGGCTGACAAAGGCGTTTTCGCCACGCCCGCCCAGGCAATTGAAGCAGCGCACCAGGCCTTTTTGCGTTATCAGCAATGCCCGTTGAAAACTCGCAGCGCCATTATTAGCAGCCTGCGTGATGAACTGGCGCCGCACCTGGCGCAGCTTTCCGAAGAGAGCGCCAGTGAAACCGGGATGGGCAACAAAGACGATAAGCTACTGAAAAACAAAGCGGCGCTGGAAAACACGCCGGGCATTGAGGATCTCACCACCACCGCCTTAACCGGCGATGGCGGCATGGTGCTGTTCGAGTATTCGCCGTTTGGCGTTGTCGGCTCCGTGGCGCCAAGCACCAACCCGACAGAAACCATTATCAATAACAGCATCAGCATGCTGGCGGCGGGCAACACCATCTACTTTAGCCCGCATCCGGGGGCGAAAAACGTCTCCCTGAAGCTGATCCGCATGATTGAAGACATCGCGTTTCGCAGTACCGGCATCCGCAACCTTGTGGTGACGGTGGCGGAACCGACTTTCGAAGCCACCCAGCAAATGATGGCGCACCCGAAGATTGCCCTGCTGGCGATCACCGGCGGGCCAGGCATTGTGATGATGGGCTTAAAAAGCGGCAAAAAAGTGATTGGCGCCGGCGCCGGGAACCCGCCGTGCATCGTCGATGAAACCGCCGATGTGGTGAAAGCCGCGGAAGACATCATCAATGGCGCGTCGTTTGACTACAACCTGCCGTGCATTGCCGAAAAAAGCCTGATCGTGGTGGAAAGCGTTGCCGACCGGCTGCTGCAACAGATGCAAGCATTTGGCGCGTTGCGCATCACCGGCGGCGATATCGATAAGCTGCGCGCGGTCTGCATTATTGACGGCGTAGCGAATAAAAAGCTGGTGGGAAAAAGCCCGTCCGCCATCCTGCAAGCCGCCGGGTTAAGCGTGCCGCCGAAAGCACCGCGCCTGCTGATTGCCGACGTGGCGGGTAACGATCCGCTGGTCACCGCCGAACAGTTAATGCCGGTGTTGCCGGTGGTGCGGGTTGCCGATTTCGAGGCCGCGCTGGCGTTGGCGCTGGTGGTGGAAGAAGGTTTACACCACACCGCAGTGATGCATTCGCAAAATGTCTCGCGGCTCAATCTCGCCGCCCGCAGCCTGCAAACCTCCATCTTTGTGAAAAACGGCCCGTCTTACGCCGGGATTGGCGTTGGCGGTGAAGGGTTTACCACCTTCACCATCGCCACGCCCACCGGGGAAGGCACCACGTCAGCGAAAAGTTTCGCGCGCTCGCGCCGCTGCGTGCTGACCAACGGTTTTTCGATTCGCTGA
- the pduO gene encoding two-domain cob(I)yrinic acid a,c-diamide adenosyltransferase PduO: MAIYTRTGDAGTTALFSGQRVSKTHPRVETYGTLDELNASLSLCACAVQADGVKAFLDAVQLQIFWFSAELASENDAPTAGQRYISTEEIDALEQAIDRAMAQVDDVHSFILPGRGEPASRLHFARTLARRAERRLVELSEQVKVRQVLLRYINRLSDCLYALARLEDHLTHQQHIINEVATRYRAAAGHPSERSPMSLSFHELHQLVRAASERAEALGVPVVISVVDASGIGMLTWRMPDALLVSSELAPKKAWTAVAMKSATHQLSTAVQPGSPLYGLEAQMAGKVVTFGGGFPLWRDGNIIGGLGISGGSVEQDMDIAQAAIAAVKMGNNQ; encoded by the coding sequence ATGGCCATTTATACCCGAACAGGCGACGCCGGAACGACCGCGCTGTTTAGCGGCCAACGGGTCAGCAAAACCCACCCGCGCGTGGAGACCTACGGCACGCTGGATGAACTGAACGCGTCACTCAGTCTGTGCGCCTGCGCGGTGCAAGCTGACGGGGTAAAGGCGTTTCTCGATGCCGTGCAGCTACAGATTTTTTGGTTCAGCGCCGAACTGGCCAGCGAAAACGACGCCCCGACCGCCGGGCAGCGCTACATCAGCACCGAAGAGATTGACGCGCTGGAGCAGGCTATCGACCGTGCGATGGCGCAGGTAGATGACGTGCACAGCTTTATTTTGCCCGGGCGCGGCGAACCCGCCAGCCGGTTGCACTTTGCCCGCACACTCGCCCGCCGCGCCGAACGTCGGCTGGTGGAGTTGAGTGAACAGGTCAAGGTGCGCCAGGTACTGCTGCGCTATATCAACCGCCTTTCCGACTGTTTATATGCGCTGGCGCGGCTTGAGGATCACCTCACCCACCAGCAACACATTATTAATGAGGTGGCGACACGTTACCGCGCCGCCGCCGGACACCCTTCGGAGCGCAGCCCCATGTCACTCTCCTTTCATGAACTGCATCAGCTTGTCAGAGCGGCAAGTGAACGCGCCGAAGCACTTGGCGTGCCCGTGGTGATAAGCGTGGTAGATGCCAGCGGCATCGGCATGCTGACTTGGCGGATGCCGGACGCGTTGCTGGTCAGTAGCGAGCTGGCGCCGAAAAAAGCCTGGACTGCGGTAGCCATGAAATCCGCCACGCATCAACTCTCCACTGCTGTGCAGCCGGGCAGCCCGCTGTATGGGCTGGAGGCGCAAATGGCGGGCAAAGTCGTGACCTTTGGCGGCGGTTTTCCGCTGTGGCGCGACGGCAACATTATTGGTGGTCTTGGTATCAGCGGCGGCTCCGTTGAACAGGACATGGACATTGCTCAGGCCGCCATTGCGGCAGTCAAAATGGGAAACAATCAATGA
- a CDS encoding EutN/CcmL family microcompartment protein → MHLARVTGSVVSTQKSPSLVGKKLLLVRRVTLEGELPVNPLRGDEVAVDSVGAGVGELVLLSSGSSARHVFSVPNEAIDLAVVGIVDTLAR, encoded by the coding sequence ATGCATCTCGCACGCGTAACAGGTTCAGTGGTATCGACACAAAAATCGCCGTCGCTGGTCGGGAAAAAGCTGCTGCTGGTGCGCCGCGTCACGCTCGAAGGAGAACTCCCGGTCAACCCTTTACGGGGTGATGAAGTGGCGGTGGATTCGGTAGGCGCTGGCGTCGGTGAACTGGTGCTGCTGAGCAGTGGTTCCAGTGCGCGGCATGTTTTCAGCGTGCCGAATGAAGCCATCGATTTAGCAGTGGTCGGCATTGTCGACACGCTGGCGCGTTAA
- the pduM gene encoding PduM family microcompartment protein: MTVMTDEQIRHIVELIVARLQARSGNPATLSQEQLRHASVLKLFLTHDSLSITRTDLPFICQLAEGDRDNTAVANLFEALSLGMPVCVTLPGRSLAHLPLRDLARVPCQWRDAEGATVALHLKNVLSYRDISGRRGGWLVTSRKTVITALAREAAQAQHIQLVKQE; this comes from the coding sequence ATGACCGTGATGACCGATGAGCAGATTCGCCACATCGTAGAGCTGATTGTCGCCCGCTTGCAGGCACGCAGCGGTAACCCGGCGACGTTAAGCCAGGAGCAGCTACGCCATGCCTCGGTGCTGAAGCTGTTTCTGACGCATGACAGCCTGTCGATAACACGCACGGATTTGCCGTTTATCTGCCAACTGGCGGAGGGCGATCGCGATAACACGGCGGTGGCGAACCTGTTTGAAGCGTTGTCGCTCGGTATGCCGGTCTGCGTCACGTTGCCTGGGCGCAGCCTCGCCCACCTGCCGCTTCGCGATCTCGCCCGCGTGCCGTGCCAGTGGCGCGATGCCGAGGGCGCAACGGTGGCGCTGCATCTGAAAAATGTCCTTAGCTACCGGGATATCAGCGGGCGGCGCGGCGGGTGGCTGGTCACCTCCCGCAAGACGGTTATTACCGCCCTGGCCCGCGAGGCGGCGCAAGCTCAACACATTCAACTGGTCAAGCAGGAGTGA